CTTATGGCCCTCGGCGTGATGGCCCTGGCCATGGCGGCCTATACTCCGATTGCTTCGTCTTTGGTGGCGGTTTTGGCTCCCGAGGCGTTACGAGGGGTGTATTTATCGATTAATTCCATGTGTTGGGCCATCGGTTATTTCATGGGCCCACCGTTGGGAGGCTGGGCATTGGACCAATCCCGTGCGATCGCAAATAGTTTTTGGCTAGCCCTTGCCTTGAGTGTCGCCCTAGGCTTAGGCGGATTACGGCTTCTGGACCAACGCCTAGATAGGGCCGCAACGGAGCACTCATCGTAATACAGAATCTTCGTCAGGGAGCAGTCAAGGGAGTAACGCTGCTGTCATGGTGCCATTTGTCACTAACCCATGACCGTACAATCCCTGATTTCCCAGCATAGGTCGCCCTGTCAATGGCATGGATACGTCCTAAAGTCCTCGTCCAAACAGCCTCTTAAACAGAGTCACGGCATTCTTCACAACAACTTGTCAGTAGTTCGGGGGATTTCTGCCTAATATTAGAGGCAAGCAACGTTGATATGTAGCCTACAGGAACCCAATTATGCTGCCTCTTTACATTGAATTTATAATTCCAAAGCCTACTTAAACAAATCAGAGTTTCTACCGCCTTGGTCAGGATTATAGTTTCCTCCTAGAAGATAGATTTTTGCCAATCTCTTAGATTTATTGAGTGAACGTGTAGGTTTCAAGACATTCCTGTGTAGCTGCTAGGTCGTCGCTCCCTCGATCAATTCTGGGAAATATTGGCTGGCAGACCAGGAACCTCTTAGCGCACCATCCTGACATCTGAGCCGTTGTGTTTTCGTCTCATCATCGACAAAAGACAAAATTGACCCCGATAAATCAGGGGAACGATTGATGGACGGGATGACGATCCATGGCTCTAAAAAATCCTTAACTTTAGCTTATCCGCAGACGTTTACCTTGAAGAGATCCAGGTATGGCTGACTACATCCCTAAAATTGAGATCATTGGCTCCCCGGTCACAGCCCTTACCTTTACTCAGCAGATGCAGCAAATCGTCTCTTGGGCCCAAGCCCGATCCAGTCGATGTGTGTGCGTGGCCAATGTGCATATGCTGATGGAAGCCTATTGGCGAAGTGATCTGAAAGATATTTTAAGACAAGCCGATATCGTCAGCCCCGACGGCACACCCTTGGTGTGGATGATGCGACTAATAGGGGCTCCACGCCAAGATCGAGTGGCGGGTTTCGATATCTTAGAAGCGATCGCAAAACGTTGTTCTAACACGGAGGTCAGTCTTTTCTTCGTGGGCTCCGAGCAGCATGTTCTAGATAAAATGCGACAACGGTTGCTGCGGGATTTCCCCAACGTCACCATCGCTGGCATGCAACCCTTACCCTTTCGCCCCCTCACTCGAGCAGAGGACAGCGACCTGATTGAGCAAATCAATAACAGTGGGGCTGGCATCGTCTTTGTCTCCCTAGGCTGCCCTAAGCAGGAGTATTGGATGGGCCAGCATCGGGGCAAAATTTCGGCGGTTATGGTTGGGTTGGGCGGTGCGTTCTCAGTCTATGCCAGGATACATAAACGAGCCCCTCGTTTCATTCGAGACTTAGGCCTAGAGTGGTTCTATCGGCTTATCCAAGAACCGAAGCGTCTGTGGAAACGATACAGCGCCACGATCCCTCCCTTCCTATGGTTAGCGATAAAACAGCTTTGGGGTCGTCGCCGTGCTCAGAAAATATCAGAGACTAAGAGCGCCGGTTAGATCTGTGTTCAGACCGAGTTCAATTGCCCATGGAATGATCTAAGAACACAGCCGCAACCGCAGCAAACAGGGTAATGGCTAAGGCAAGCCAAGGAGACTGCCCCTGACTAACGGCAAACGAGGTAATCACCCCGGCGCCCAATCCAGCAGTCACTGCGGCTCCAATCCAATCTTTCTGGGTCTTATACATAATGGTTTCCGGAAGCGATACTGTCAGCCTAAACACATGCGTTGACCAAACTTATCATCTTCCTTCTGGGGCCATGGATGAGGAGGACGGATCTTGAGACGAAGCTTTAGTTAGCGAGAGTTTTCTTTACAAAAGTCGCTCTTAGGGACTCCCTGCTGTCTACTCAAGCAGGTATTAGTCAAGGCGACGCGTATTTCCCGACTTAATCCACCCTTCTTGGCCGGTATCTGGCAGTCTCACCCGCATCCACTCTTGATCAGCACTTTCTTCTAAGACGATCACGGTTTCGTTATAGTCAATACCGCCAGCTCGCTGAAAGGTAGTCCCTGGTCCCTCTCGCAACACCATGCCGATGGGTTGGACGATGATTGCCTCGTATCCCTCTGGGGAAGCACTGGGGTCTGGGGTGGGAGAGGCCGTTGCGATCGCAGGAGTGGAATCCGCAGGAAGGGCAGCAGTCGTTACAGATTCTGGATTCGATCGAATCGGCGTATCATTCTCAAAAATAGGCTTAGGAGGTTGTACAGCCAGCCGAGCCATAAAGTATCGGACCGTCACGACTCCGGCTAACGACATCAATAGTAAGGCCACCACAATCCCCAACATGACCTTGGTCAGTCCGAGAAATAACCCCCTCATTAGATTTCTCCCTGTCCGAGCCTCTACGTTATAACATGGTGCTATCGACGCCAGAATGCCATAACCCTTGTTCACGTCCCGGAATCATCCTTTAGAGCTAATTCGCAAAGAAAATCTTAAATGCCCTGCAAAGTGAGTTCTAACGGCGATTTTGCAAGCCTTGCTCTGGCTACTGTCTAGGCAGTTTGCAAATCACCTCTTAGCCTGGTTCAGTCTGGCTCTGAGAACGGCGGCGATAGACGACGACTCAACTCATTGCTGCGAGAAGCTAAGCGAGCTCTGCCAGAGGTCGCCCAAGCCTGCAGAGCTTTAATCTGATCCTGAGCAGTGCGGGCCAAGGGTACAATTTGGCTAGCCGCTTCCAAAATATCATCAGTGGTAAAGTCTCGATCTTGACTAAACCCAATATGCAT
This portion of the Halomicronema hongdechloris C2206 genome encodes:
- a CDS encoding WecB/TagA/CpsF family glycosyltransferase, translated to MADYIPKIEIIGSPVTALTFTQQMQQIVSWAQARSSRCVCVANVHMLMEAYWRSDLKDILRQADIVSPDGTPLVWMMRLIGAPRQDRVAGFDILEAIAKRCSNTEVSLFFVGSEQHVLDKMRQRLLRDFPNVTIAGMQPLPFRPLTRAEDSDLIEQINNSGAGIVFVSLGCPKQEYWMGQHRGKISAVMVGLGGAFSVYARIHKRAPRFIRDLGLEWFYRLIQEPKRLWKRYSATIPPFLWLAIKQLWGRRRAQKISETKSAG
- a CDS encoding SH3 domain-containing protein, producing MRGLFLGLTKVMLGIVVALLLMSLAGVVTVRYFMARLAVQPPKPIFENDTPIRSNPESVTTAALPADSTPAIATASPTPDPSASPEGYEAIIVQPIGMVLREGPGTTFQRAGGIDYNETVIVLEESADQEWMRVRLPDTGQEGWIKSGNTRRLD